From Planktothrix sp. FACHB-1365, the proteins below share one genomic window:
- a CDS encoding transaldolase family protein has protein sequence MALYLDSAIISEAQIVKEWGWVKGITTNPTLLAKSELSPEETLTQLKILISGEIYYQLTASDFQGMVREGRKAFELLGKQTVLKIPATTIGFQAVAHLSPEIPCSVTAIYSAAQAAVAMESGAKYAIAYVNRATRLLGDGISLVKNMANILDGSPTKILAASIKSPEEAAATLQAGAYHLTLPLEILTAMTTHELSEKTVIEFNQNGVGID, from the coding sequence ATGGCTTTATATTTAGATTCTGCAATTATTTCGGAAGCACAAATTGTTAAAGAGTGGGGATGGGTGAAAGGAATTACTACAAACCCGACTTTATTGGCAAAAAGTGAATTATCTCCCGAAGAAACCTTAACTCAGTTAAAAATTTTAATTTCGGGAGAAATTTATTATCAATTAACCGCTTCCGATTTTCAAGGAATGGTTAGAGAAGGAAGAAAAGCCTTTGAACTATTAGGAAAGCAAACGGTTTTAAAGATTCCTGCCACAACTATTGGATTTCAAGCGGTTGCTCATTTATCTCCAGAAATTCCCTGTTCTGTTACTGCGATTTATAGTGCTGCTCAAGCCGCTGTTGCCATGGAATCTGGGGCAAAATATGCGATCGCTTATGTTAATCGTGCAACGCGATTATTAGGGGATGGAATTTCATTAGTTAAAAACATGGCTAATATATTAGATGGAAGTCCGACCAAAATATTAGCAGCCAGTATTAAATCTCCCGAAGAAGCCGCCGCAACGTTGCAAGCAGGAGCGTATCATTTAACATTACCCTTGGAAATTTTAACCGCCATGACAACCCATGAATTATCAGAAAAAACAGTGATAGAATTTAATCAGAATGGGGTTGGAATTGACTGA
- a CDS encoding vancomycin high temperature exclusion protein, protein MPKWFVLHWRFLCLLIVLGTILTPFLLTVYIKMVTNNRRYFQVEKVPDEPVAIVFGAGVWADGTPTPMLADRVEGAVELYRLGRVHKILMTGDNGTPEYNEVVAMQQYAERLGVPSKDIKLDYAGFSTYESCYRAKVIFGVERAVLITQKYHLPRAVYTCNQLGIEAVGLGTPDWGKFKDDSMRFYTQREVLAVIKAILELHIIRPKPTFLGPFEGMS, encoded by the coding sequence ATGCCTAAATGGTTTGTGTTGCACTGGCGTTTTCTCTGTTTATTAATAGTTTTAGGAACAATATTAACGCCATTTCTTTTGACAGTTTATATTAAAATGGTTACAAATAATCGTCGATATTTTCAAGTTGAAAAAGTCCCCGATGAACCCGTTGCAATTGTATTTGGGGCGGGAGTTTGGGCTGATGGAACCCCCACACCGATGTTAGCTGATCGAGTAGAAGGGGCGGTAGAATTATATCGTTTAGGGCGAGTTCATAAAATATTAATGACCGGAGATAATGGCACTCCTGAATATAATGAAGTTGTAGCAATGCAGCAATATGCAGAACGTTTAGGGGTTCCCAGTAAAGATATTAAATTAGATTATGCAGGATTTAGTACCTATGAAAGTTGTTATCGTGCTAAAGTAATTTTTGGGGTAGAACGAGCCGTTTTAATTACCCAAAAATATCATCTTCCCCGTGCGGTTTATACCTGTAATCAATTGGGGATAGAAGCAGTGGGTTTAGGAACACCGGACTGGGGGAAATTCAAGGATGATTCCATGAGATTTTACACCCAACGGGAAGTTTTAGCCGTAATTAAAGCTATCCTAGAACTCCATATTATTCGTCCTAAACCGACTTTTTTAGGGCCATTTGAAGGAATGTCTTAA
- the cobU gene encoding bifunctional adenosylcobinamide kinase/adenosylcobinamide-phosphate guanylyltransferase, which produces MLNSELNPSNLIVVTGPSRSGKSEWAETLAIQSQKQVIYIATSAHDPTDEEWKMRIQKHQKRRPTDWKLLEIPMELTATLQKISCQNNCILVDSLGTWLANLLDQDETTWENTQKQLLQTLHQIPGNVILVAEETGWGIVPAYPVGRTFRDRLGALVRHLGAIANRVYLVTGGYVLNLTELGSPLNSESSKT; this is translated from the coding sequence ATGCTGAATTCTGAATTAAACCCCTCTAACTTAATTGTTGTAACTGGCCCCTCCCGTTCAGGAAAAAGTGAATGGGCGGAAACCTTAGCAATACAGTCTCAAAAACAAGTCATTTATATTGCTACCTCTGCTCATGATCCAACAGATGAAGAATGGAAAATGCGGATTCAAAAACATCAAAAACGTCGTCCGACCGACTGGAAACTATTAGAAATTCCAATGGAATTAACTGCAACATTACAAAAAATATCCTGTCAAAATAATTGTATTCTTGTAGATTCATTAGGAACGTGGTTAGCCAATCTTCTTGATCAAGATGAAACCACCTGGGAAAATACTCAAAAACAATTATTACAAACCTTGCATCAAATCCCAGGAAATGTCATTTTAGTAGCAGAAGAAACCGGATGGGGAATTGTTCCCGCTTATCCCGTTGGTCGAACCTTTCGCGATCGCTTAGGGGCGTTAGTTCGTCATTTAGGGGCGATCGCCAACCGTGTTTATCTGGTGACAGGCGGTTATGTTTTGAACCTGACAGAATTGGGTTCGCCTTTAAACTCAGAATCGTCAAAAACCTGA
- a CDS encoding DUF5009 domain-containing protein: MQLANSPPTKSKRVDALDALRGLAVLAMVLSGVIPFKGTLPAWMYHAQFPPPTHQFNPKIAGLTWVDLVFPIFIFSLGTAIPIALSRRLSQGWTNLEISFGIIKRGFLLATFAIVLQHFRPTVINPEPSSEKWQLALMGFGILFLMFVQLPRVIPKWINLAVNLIGWGAAIAILTQIQYPHNSKFPEFSLYRSDIILLVLTNIVVFTSFIWLFTRHHPQFRVGLLGILFALILSKSAGGWMSNLLSSSPIPWLYQFEYLKYLFIAIPGTIIGDEIVSYTQIEDEYIPKTWNRFRLGGIVILMLLIILNLVMGLQSRLLPQTTGISVILLIISYPLLKNPSHPLEDLLYQMYQWGLYGLILGLAFEPYQGGIKKDPTTMSYFLITLAIAIFLLMILTILIESFHQALWFQLFIDTGKNPMIGYLAFANLLWPILELQGWIPKIEALTNTPVLGFLRGLSYTLIIALFVSLCTRLKLFWKT, encoded by the coding sequence ATGCAATTAGCCAACTCTCCTCCTACAAAGAGTAAACGAGTTGATGCGTTAGATGCGTTGCGAGGACTTGCAGTTTTAGCAATGGTATTATCCGGTGTAATTCCCTTTAAGGGAACTTTACCTGCTTGGATGTATCACGCTCAATTTCCGCCACCAACTCATCAATTTAATCCAAAAATAGCGGGACTGACTTGGGTTGATTTAGTCTTTCCCATCTTTATTTTTTCATTAGGAACTGCTATTCCTATCGCCTTATCTCGGCGTTTATCTCAAGGATGGACAAATCTTGAAATTAGTTTTGGAATTATAAAACGGGGCTTTTTATTAGCAACTTTTGCTATTGTTTTACAACATTTTCGCCCAACGGTTATTAATCCTGAACCGAGTTCTGAAAAATGGCAACTTGCGTTAATGGGATTTGGAATATTATTTTTAATGTTTGTTCAGTTACCTAGAGTTATTCCTAAATGGATTAATTTAGCGGTGAATTTAATCGGTTGGGGGGCTGCGATCGCTATTTTAACTCAAATTCAATACCCCCATAATTCTAAATTCCCTGAATTTTCTCTCTATCGAAGTGATATTATTTTATTGGTATTAACAAATATTGTTGTTTTTACCTCTTTTATTTGGTTATTCACGCGCCATCATCCCCAATTTAGAGTCGGGTTACTGGGGATTTTATTCGCTTTAATTTTATCAAAATCAGCCGGAGGATGGATGAGCAATTTGTTATCTAGTTCTCCTATTCCTTGGTTATATCAATTTGAATATTTAAAATATTTATTTATTGCTATCCCCGGAACTATAATTGGGGATGAAATCGTCAGTTATACCCAAATTGAGGATGAATATATCCCGAAAACTTGGAACCGATTTCGTCTAGGGGGAATTGTGATTTTAATGTTATTAATCATTTTAAATTTAGTCATGGGTTTACAATCTCGTTTACTCCCCCAAACCACCGGAATTAGTGTAATTTTATTAATTATTAGTTATCCCTTACTCAAAAATCCTAGCCATCCCCTAGAAGATTTACTTTATCAAATGTATCAATGGGGACTGTATGGATTAATTTTAGGATTAGCTTTTGAACCCTATCAAGGAGGAATCAAAAAAGACCCTACAACAATGAGTTATTTTTTGATAACACTGGCGATCGCAATTTTCCTGTTAATGATCTTAACCATTCTCATCGAGAGCTTTCACCAAGCCCTCTGGTTTCAGTTATTCATCGATACGGGTAAAAATCCAATGATTGGTTATTTAGCCTTTGCCAACTTGTTATGGCCGATTTTAGAATTACAAGGCTGGATTCCTAAAATTGAAGCCTTAACAAATACCCCGGTTCTAGGATTTTTAAGAGGATTATCTTATACTTTAATTATAGCATTATTTGTGAGTTTATGTACTCGATTAAAATTGTTTTGGAAAACCTAA
- a CDS encoding pentapeptide repeat-containing protein, producing the protein MNLKVLALSVILSTLGFAPVVQAENESDLQRLRTTNRCPECDLRGANLQQFDLRGADLFKAQLQGANLRGVDLRSANLNQANLYYADLTQANLAAANLFDANLRNTILERADLREADLSQADLAQVNLIKANLKDASLVSANLSESYLNQANLENADLRQAFLFNSDLEAANLTNANLLGADLRRANLDRAALESANLTATILADTNIDRAELSQTILKGSVLQGTDLAPVVCVVSNVVNCVISPASEQAEDLFFQPEVENPR; encoded by the coding sequence ATGAACCTTAAAGTCTTAGCATTGTCTGTTATTCTATCTACACTGGGATTTGCCCCCGTTGTTCAAGCCGAAAATGAATCCGATTTACAACGATTAAGAACGACAAATCGTTGTCCTGAATGTGATTTAAGGGGAGCTAATTTGCAACAGTTTGATTTAAGAGGGGCAGATTTATTTAAAGCGCAATTACAAGGTGCTAATTTAAGAGGCGTTGATTTACGCAGCGCGAATTTGAATCAAGCAAATTTATATTATGCCGATTTAACACAAGCCAATTTAGCCGCTGCTAATTTATTTGATGCGAATTTAAGGAATACTATCTTAGAACGGGCTGATTTAAGAGAAGCGGATTTATCCCAAGCGGATTTAGCTCAAGTCAATTTGATTAAAGCTAATCTAAAAGATGCCAGTTTAGTTAGTGCAAATCTGAGCGAATCCTATCTCAACCAAGCCAATTTAGAAAATGCTGATTTGCGTCAAGCTTTTCTATTTAATAGTGATTTAGAAGCAGCAAATCTCACTAATGCTAATCTTTTAGGAGCAGATTTACGCCGAGCAAATCTGGATAGGGCTGCTTTAGAAAGTGCTAACTTAACGGCTACAATTCTAGCGGATACTAACATTGATCGGGCAGAATTATCTCAAACTATATTAAAAGGATCGGTTTTACAAGGAACGGATTTAGCCCCTGTTGTTTGTGTGGTGAGTAATGTTGTTAATTGTGTGATTTCTCCCGCTTCTGAACAAGCTGAAGATCTATTCTTTCAACCGGAAGTTGAAAACCCCCGTTAG
- a CDS encoding DUF1822 family protein produces the protein MGYATGEDSIILPIPQRNRRLAQRFAQHQPTDEKAEQVFNNTLAVLVVYDFLQLLGIETDLLKSDSWNSVVRLVANSADLLIPHLGKLECRAVKMGSQTCPIPMEVGSDRIGYVIVELDEQFKAGKLLGFIEQVKGTEIPLSQLQPLDALLDLINLSLRRF, from the coding sequence ATGGGATATGCCACTGGAGAAGATTCTATTATTCTACCCATTCCCCAAAGAAACCGTCGCCTTGCTCAACGCTTTGCTCAACATCAACCCACCGATGAAAAAGCAGAACAAGTCTTTAACAATACCCTTGCCGTTTTAGTGGTTTATGATTTTTTACAACTGTTAGGAATCGAAACAGATTTACTCAAGAGTGATAGTTGGAATTCCGTTGTGAGATTGGTGGCAAATAGTGCCGATTTATTAATTCCTCATTTAGGAAAATTAGAATGCCGTGCGGTTAAAATGGGATCGCAAACTTGTCCTATTCCCATGGAAGTTGGGTCAGATCGAATTGGTTATGTTATTGTCGAATTAGATGAACAGTTTAAAGCAGGAAAACTCTTAGGATTTATTGAACAAGTTAAGGGTACAGAAATCCCCCTGTCTCAATTACAACCCCTGGATGCTTTACTCGATTTGATTAATTTGAGCCTGAGAAGATTCTAA
- a CDS encoding tetratricopeptide repeat protein, with protein MKKNLFRVKLVQTMIVGIILLFPTFARSQNELPTADELRGKPNEAEQQRLDKKQSRQAALRQGIQLYKTGNYAASETIFRQLVEAQPEEAKYHFYFGNALFYQRKIEEATQAYQEAIRLNPKYALAYNALGFLQATQGQWDEAIAQYQKALEINADYAEALKNLGEAFWKKGNTAEAQNAWNKALSLYTQQGNNKAAQQIQEVLNRTAQ; from the coding sequence ATGAAAAAAAATCTGTTTCGTGTAAAACTGGTGCAAACGATGATTGTGGGAATTATTCTTTTATTCCCAACCTTTGCCCGATCTCAAAATGAATTACCGACTGCTGATGAGCTTCGAGGTAAACCCAATGAAGCAGAACAACAACGTTTAGATAAAAAGCAAAGCCGACAAGCTGCACTTCGCCAAGGAATTCAACTTTATAAAACTGGAAATTATGCAGCTTCTGAAACTATTTTTCGTCAATTGGTAGAAGCTCAACCTGAAGAAGCCAAATATCATTTTTATTTCGGAAATGCTTTGTTTTATCAACGCAAAATTGAGGAAGCCACTCAAGCTTATCAAGAAGCGATTCGCCTTAATCCTAAATATGCTTTAGCTTATAATGCTTTAGGATTTTTACAAGCAACTCAAGGTCAATGGGATGAAGCGATCGCACAGTATCAAAAAGCCTTAGAAATTAATGCTGACTATGCAGAAGCCTTAAAAAATTTAGGGGAAGCGTTCTGGAAAAAAGGGAACACCGCCGAAGCTCAAAATGCTTGGAATAAAGCCTTAAGTTTATATACACAACAGGGAAATAATAAAGCCGCACAACAAATTCAAGAAGTCTTAAATCGGACGGCTCAATAA
- the fumC gene encoding class II fumarate hydratase, whose amino-acid sequence MTTQQPTRKERDSMGEIEVASDRYWGAQTQRSIYYFSIGNDLMPQEVITAFGILKKAAAITNQELGKLPADKAKLMIQAADEVIAGQLNDHFPLRVWMTGSGTQSNMNVNEVIANRAIEIAGGILGSKNPIHPNDHVNMSQSSNDTFPTAMHIAAAISVTQRLIPSVQKMRDELQKKAEEFADIVKIGRTHLQDAVPLTLGQEFSGYVAQLDGNLKRLEIILPDLYELAIGGTAVGTGLNTPQGFAENVSNHISQLTGLPFISAPNKFAAMAAHDGLVMASGALKTLACSLMKIANDIRFLGSGPRCGLGELILPENEPGSSIMPGKVNPTQCEAMTMVAAQVIGYDTAISVAGSQGHFELNVFKPMIIFNFLQSVAILSDSCHNFTDFLLMGLEVNRKKINSYVEQSLMLVTALAPKIGYDNAAQVAHIALEKDLTLKEVCLELGYISSEEFDAIVDPYKMAYPNL is encoded by the coding sequence ATGACAACCCAGCAACCAACCCGCAAAGAACGCGATAGTATGGGAGAAATTGAAGTAGCGAGCGATCGCTATTGGGGAGCCCAAACCCAACGCTCTATTTATTATTTTAGCATTGGCAATGATTTAATGCCGCAGGAAGTGATTACCGCCTTTGGTATCCTAAAAAAAGCCGCTGCAATTACCAATCAAGAGTTAGGAAAACTCCCCGCAGACAAAGCAAAATTAATGATTCAAGCCGCCGATGAAGTCATTGCGGGTCAACTCAATGATCACTTTCCCTTGCGAGTTTGGATGACCGGAAGTGGAACCCAATCGAATATGAATGTTAATGAAGTCATTGCGAATCGAGCCATTGAAATAGCCGGAGGAATTTTAGGGAGTAAAAATCCAATTCATCCCAATGATCATGTTAATATGTCTCAATCTTCTAACGATACATTTCCCACGGCGATGCACATTGCAGCAGCCATTTCTGTTACACAACGGTTAATTCCCAGCGTCCAAAAAATGCGGGATGAATTACAAAAAAAAGCCGAAGAATTTGCCGATATTGTTAAAATTGGTAGAACCCATTTACAAGATGCAGTTCCCTTAACGTTAGGTCAAGAATTCTCTGGTTATGTGGCGCAATTGGATGGAAATTTAAAGCGGTTGGAGATAATTTTACCGGATTTATATGAATTAGCCATCGGGGGAACAGCCGTTGGAACTGGCTTAAATACGCCTCAAGGATTTGCTGAAAACGTATCAAATCACATTAGTCAATTAACCGGATTACCCTTTATTTCTGCCCCGAATAAATTTGCAGCTATGGCGGCTCATGATGGCTTAGTGATGGCAAGTGGAGCCTTAAAAACCTTAGCGTGTTCTTTAATGAAAATTGCTAATGATATTCGGTTTTTAGGCAGTGGCCCCCGTTGTGGTTTAGGAGAATTAATATTACCTGAAAATGAACCCGGTTCGTCTATTATGCCGGGGAAAGTCAACCCCACCCAATGTGAAGCCATGACCATGGTAGCCGCACAAGTGATTGGCTATGATACCGCGATTAGTGTTGCGGGTTCCCAGGGACATTTTGAGTTAAATGTCTTCAAACCCATGATTATTTTTAATTTCTTGCAATCCGTAGCTATTTTATCAGATAGTTGCCATAATTTTACAGATTTCTTGTTAATGGGATTAGAAGTTAATCGTAAAAAAATTAATAGTTATGTTGAACAATCTTTAATGTTAGTGACGGCTTTGGCTCCTAAAATTGGCTATGATAATGCAGCCCAAGTTGCCCATATTGCTTTAGAAAAAGATCTGACATTAAAAGAAGTTTGTCTGGAATTAGGATATATTTCTAGTGAAGAATTTGATGCCATTGTAGATCCGTATAAAATGGCATATCCTAACCTTTAA
- a CDS encoding AAA-like domain-containing protein has translation MSLNPTFVPKDTIEFPDRPLPLDSKFYIQRLPCENLGYAEIQKSGSLLRLKAPRKMGKSSFIIRLLNYAESLGYQTVSIDFLQADSAIFENSNKFLKWLCINIARQLKIEPLLNNYWDDDIGSKVSSTVYLESHIFPKLNSSIVLAFNELNRIFEYQNISQDFLPLIRFWYEQGRQTQLWQKVHFILVQSTEVYVSLNIHQSPFNIGLAIELPVFTLEQVKDLAQRYQLNLTDNHIKKLSNLVGGHPYLVHLALYHLSYDLINIDDLLNTSPTLTGIYREHLQSLSLSLQQKPELAIAMKRVATATESIQIEPLIAYQLYSLGLVNLQGNYCLCSCELYRLYFQWQLLNKNQENANKLRKLQQENKFLKALVYVDPLTEIANRRQFDHCIDIEWKRMMREIAPLSLILCDIDYFKIYNDTYGHQMGDECLKKVAQSIRNVVQRPGDLVARYGGEEFVIILPRTDATGALYIAEAVRENLKTLALPFDTEQLPNRPAPIVTISIGVASTIPGVDTNDIGSLFLAADEALYESKRNGRDQVQLSSFLQFRY, from the coding sequence ATGTCTTTAAACCCCACTTTTGTCCCAAAAGACACAATTGAATTTCCTGATCGTCCACTTCCTTTAGATTCTAAATTTTATATTCAACGCCTCCCTTGCGAAAATTTAGGCTATGCTGAAATTCAAAAATCGGGGAGCTTACTCCGACTAAAAGCTCCTAGAAAAATGGGTAAAAGTTCTTTTATTATCAGACTGCTAAACTATGCTGAAAGTTTGGGATATCAGACAGTTTCAATTGATTTTCTCCAAGCGGATAGTGCCATTTTTGAGAATTCCAATAAATTTTTGAAGTGGCTGTGTATTAATATCGCTCGACAATTGAAAATTGAACCTCTATTAAATAATTATTGGGATGATGATATTGGGAGTAAAGTTAGTTCTACAGTTTATTTAGAAAGTCATATTTTCCCCAAACTTAATTCCTCTATCGTTTTAGCTTTTAATGAATTAAATCGGATTTTTGAGTATCAAAATATTAGTCAAGATTTCCTCCCTTTGATTCGATTTTGGTATGAGCAGGGAAGACAAACTCAACTTTGGCAAAAGGTTCACTTTATTTTAGTTCAATCCACAGAAGTTTATGTATCTTTAAATATTCATCAATCTCCCTTTAATATTGGTTTAGCAATTGAATTACCTGTATTTACCCTTGAACAAGTTAAGGACTTAGCACAACGTTATCAACTGAATTTAACGGATAATCATATTAAAAAACTATCCAATTTAGTCGGAGGACATCCCTATTTAGTTCATCTTGCACTTTATCACTTAAGCTATGATCTCATTAACATAGATGACTTATTAAATACCTCTCCAACCTTAACCGGAATTTATCGAGAGCATTTGCAATCTCTCTCGTTGAGCCTTCAACAAAAACCTGAACTTGCTATAGCCATGAAACGAGTAGCAACAGCAACAGAAAGTATTCAAATTGAACCGCTTATTGCCTATCAATTGTATAGTTTGGGTTTAGTCAATTTACAAGGAAATTATTGTCTATGCTCTTGTGAACTTTATCGTCTTTATTTTCAGTGGCAATTGTTGAATAAAAATCAAGAAAATGCGAATAAATTACGAAAGCTCCAACAAGAAAATAAATTTTTAAAAGCTTTAGTTTATGTTGATCCTCTAACAGAAATCGCCAACCGTAGGCAATTTGATCACTGTATAGATATTGAATGGAAACGAATGATGCGGGAAATTGCTCCCTTATCTTTAATTTTATGTGATATTGATTATTTTAAAATTTATAATGATACTTATGGTCATCAAATGGGAGATGAATGTTTAAAAAAAGTAGCTCAGTCCATTCGTAATGTCGTTCAACGTCCGGGGGATTTAGTGGCTCGTTATGGGGGTGAAGAATTTGTGATTATCCTTCCGAGAACAGATGCAACAGGAGCGCTGTATATTGCGGAAGCAGTTCGTGAGAATCTCAAAACTTTAGCACTTCCCTTTGACACAGAACAATTGCCCAATCGTCCTGCACCGATTGTTACAATTAGTATCGGCGTAGCCAGTACCATTCCCGGTGTTGATACCAATGATATTGGCTCGTTATTTTTAGCCGCCGATGAAGCCTTATATGAATCTAAAAGAAACGGTAGAGATCAAGTACAATTGAGTTCATTTTTACAATTTAGATATTAA